The following are encoded together in the Zingiber officinale cultivar Zhangliang chromosome 8A, Zo_v1.1, whole genome shotgun sequence genome:
- the LOC122008979 gene encoding probable calcium-binding protein CML18, with product MEKPQLSPSSSPSPSRSPSVGLRRMDELEKVFARFDADGDGRISASELAAVLRALGSDPSPEEIRSMIAEMDADRDGFVDFQEFAAFHLDVSRGSAEAELRDAFRMYDLDNDGRISVEELHRVLRSLGEKCSVADCTRMIRSVDSDGDGSVNFEEFRKMMGGGGRCDGEGKPTRAQGDGLTKD from the coding sequence ATGGAGAAACCCCAGCTGTCGCCGTCGTCGTCTCCATCGCCCTCCCGCTCGCCGTCCGTCGGCTTGCGCCGGATGGACGAGCTGGAGAAGGTCTTCGCCCGCTTCGACGCCGACGGTGACGGCCGGATCTCCGCCTCGGAGCTCGCCGCCGTCCTTCGCGCCCTCGGCTCCGATCCCTCCCCCGAGGAGATCCGTAGCATGATTGCTGAGATGGACGCGGACCGTGATGGGTTCGTCGATTTCCAGGAGTTCGCTGCCTTCCACCTCGACGTCTCCCGCGGCTCCGCGGAGGCGGAACTCAGGGACGCCTTCCGGATGTACGATCTCGACAATGACGGGCGTATCTCTGTGGAGGAACTCCACCGCGTCTTGAGGAGCCTGGGAGAGAAGTGCTCAGTGGCGGACTGCACGCGGATGATCCGATCCGTCGACTCGGACGGCGACGGAAGCGTCAACTTCGAGGAGTTTAGAAAGATGATGGGCGGCGGCGGTCGCTGCGATGGAGAGGGAAAGCCCACTCGAGCACAAGGCGATGGGTTGACCAAAGATTAG